In Sphingobacterium sp. PCS056, the following proteins share a genomic window:
- the ppk2 gene encoding polyphosphate kinase 2, translating into MADFNLEDFVNILNNKEVFQYLIDQKVIKEKKFLETYEYEKELHELQIELTSIQNKVIKENKRVLIIFEGRDAAGKGGTIERLVEYLNPKKLRVVSLPKPTAEESTQWYFQRYFKQLPNAGEIVFFDRSWYNRAVVEPVFEFCTQEQHNLFLKQVNEVEELLIQDGIILIKFFLTISKEEQAKRLEERKTDVLKQWKIGPLDQQAQEKWNDYTSYIKTLFKSTGTKLSPWIEIETDNKKKARLEAFKIIINQISDQKGEKLEDFVKIHN; encoded by the coding sequence ATGGCAGATTTCAATTTAGAAGATTTCGTAAACATTTTAAACAACAAAGAGGTTTTTCAATACTTAATCGATCAAAAGGTAATTAAGGAAAAAAAGTTTTTAGAAACATATGAATATGAAAAAGAATTACATGAGTTACAAATTGAGCTCACGTCAATTCAAAATAAAGTCATTAAAGAAAACAAACGTGTCCTGATTATTTTCGAAGGAAGGGATGCGGCAGGCAAAGGTGGTACTATAGAAAGGTTAGTTGAATATTTAAATCCTAAAAAACTACGTGTAGTGAGTCTACCCAAGCCTACAGCAGAAGAATCCACCCAATGGTATTTTCAACGTTACTTCAAGCAGCTGCCCAATGCCGGCGAGATCGTATTCTTCGACAGAAGCTGGTACAATCGAGCAGTAGTCGAGCCCGTTTTTGAATTTTGCACCCAAGAACAGCACAACCTGTTTTTAAAACAAGTCAATGAAGTCGAAGAGCTGTTGATACAAGACGGTATTATCTTAATCAAATTTTTCTTAACCATCTCTAAAGAAGAGCAAGCTAAAAGATTGGAGGAAAGAAAAACTGATGTCCTTAAACAATGGAAAATTGGACCGCTAGACCAACAAGCTCAGGAAAAATGGAATGATTACACCAGCTATATCAAAACATTATTTAAATCTACTGGAACAAAGCTGTCACCATGGATTGAAATTGAAACGGATAATAAGAAAAAAGCCCGTCTAGAAGCCTTTAAGATTATTATCAACCAAATCTCAGATCAAAAAGGAGAAAAATTAGAAGATTTTGTTAAAATCCACAACTAA
- a CDS encoding endonuclease/exonuclease/phosphatase family protein, whose amino-acid sequence MFFQYILEVWKSLTRRRVRVFIEEKEYELLDAKSGNFSVITYNIAGLPQVISSAKTDRSSSIAHIGSLVNDFDVAHIQEDFNYNYYLYQSGNLHPYRTISMGLAIFGDGLDSLSKYPITNFKRVEWQNRTGSDRLTPKGFSHCTMHLALGVAVDFYNIHANSQDHPRAAKARRANYLQLANYINKHSVGKAIIVAGDFNSHFAFSEDNLEEFMVKTHLQDSWIMLERDDVMPTIDPLFLCMDIMDIDNESESIDKIMFRSNEQITLMPKKYEVEREKFVDKLGEPLSDHWPVSVVFDWMINE is encoded by the coding sequence ATGTTTTTTCAATACATACTAGAAGTATGGAAATCTTTGACAAGAAGAAGAGTCCGTGTTTTTATCGAAGAAAAAGAATATGAATTGCTCGATGCTAAATCGGGCAATTTTTCTGTTATTACCTATAATATCGCGGGACTTCCTCAAGTAATCTCATCTGCTAAAACAGATCGGTCTTCTAGTATTGCACATATTGGGTCGCTCGTGAATGATTTTGATGTCGCCCATATTCAAGAGGACTTTAATTATAACTATTATTTGTACCAAAGCGGTAATTTGCATCCTTATCGTACGATCAGTATGGGATTAGCTATATTTGGTGATGGACTGGATAGTTTGTCTAAATATCCGATCACCAATTTTAAGCGGGTCGAATGGCAGAATAGGACCGGTTCTGATCGATTGACTCCAAAGGGCTTTAGTCATTGTACGATGCATCTTGCTTTGGGCGTTGCGGTTGATTTTTATAATATTCATGCCAATTCACAGGATCACCCTAGGGCTGCAAAAGCTAGAAGAGCAAATTATCTTCAGTTGGCAAATTATATCAATAAACATTCCGTTGGAAAAGCTATCATAGTCGCCGGAGATTTCAATTCCCATTTTGCTTTTTCAGAAGACAATCTAGAAGAATTTATGGTTAAGACGCATTTGCAAGATAGCTGGATAATGCTCGAGCGTGATGATGTGATGCCTACGATAGATCCTTTATTTTTATGTATGGATATTATGGATATCGATAATGAATCCGAATCGATTGATAAAATCATGTTTAGAAGCAATGAACAGATCACTTTGATGCCAAAAAAATATGAAGTGGAACGCGAAAAGTTTGTAGATAAATTGGGAGAACCGTTATCGGATCATTGGCCGGTTTCTGTTGTTTTCGATTGGATGATAAATGAGTAG
- a CDS encoding DUF3050 domain-containing protein has protein sequence MEHIKNVNAYIAVERNQLLVHPLYSKIKTIEDLQVFMQGHIYAVWDFMSLLKALQQKLTCTTTPWYPSKFPNTRYLINEIVVAEESDEYIDGRRLSHFEMYLDALHALGGDSHEINQFLEQVYAGSAVLQVIEDSALHPNIKEFLAFTFDVIENGSAHEIAAAFTFGREDLIPDMFSSILKEIQLNFPDSNLEKLLYYFERHIELDGDEHGPLAMKMIMELCGDDASKWKQVEEVSKLALEKRIKLWDAIDSAL, from the coding sequence ATGGAACACATTAAAAACGTTAATGCCTATATTGCGGTCGAAAGAAATCAACTCCTTGTCCATCCTCTTTATTCTAAAATAAAAACTATTGAAGATCTGCAGGTTTTTATGCAGGGACATATCTATGCAGTTTGGGATTTTATGTCGCTATTAAAGGCATTGCAACAAAAACTAACCTGTACAACTACTCCATGGTATCCTTCAAAATTTCCCAACACGAGATATTTAATTAATGAAATTGTTGTTGCTGAGGAATCGGATGAGTATATCGACGGTAGAAGATTAAGTCACTTTGAGATGTATCTGGATGCGTTGCATGCGCTGGGAGGGGATAGCCATGAAATTAATCAATTTTTGGAACAGGTATATGCAGGTTCCGCAGTATTGCAGGTGATCGAAGATAGTGCTTTGCACCCCAATATAAAAGAGTTTTTGGCATTTACTTTTGATGTTATCGAAAATGGTAGCGCACATGAGATCGCTGCAGCATTCACATTTGGTCGCGAAGATTTGATTCCCGATATGTTTTCATCGATACTGAAAGAGATCCAGCTCAATTTTCCAGACTCTAATTTAGAAAAACTATTGTACTACTTTGAGAGACATATCGAGTTGGATGGTGATGAACATGGGCCGCTGGCGATGAAGATGATTATGGAACTCTGTGGTGATGATGCTTCGAAGTGGAAGCAAGTTGAAGAAGTTTCTAAATTAGCCTTAGAAAAGAGAATTAAATTGTGGGATGCGATTGATTCGGCGTTATAA